In the Cheilinus undulatus linkage group 19, ASM1832078v1, whole genome shotgun sequence genome, one interval contains:
- the fen1 gene encoding flap endonuclease 1: MGIHGLAKLIADQAPGAIKEQDIKNYFGRKIAIDASMCIYQFLIAVRQDGNVLQNEDGETTSHLMGMFYRTIRMLEHGIKPVYVFDGKPPQLKSAELEKRGERRAEAEKLLAQAQEMGEQENIDKFTKRLVKVTKQHNDECKKLLTLMGVPYIEAPCEAEASCAALVKAGKVFATATEDMDGLTFGTNVLLRHLTASEAKKLPIQEFHFSRILQDIGLTNEQFIDLCILLGCDYCATIKGIGPKRAIDLIKQHGSIEEILENIDPNKHPAPEDWLFKEARGLFLKPEVVDCSTVELKWIDPDEEGLIQFMCNEKQFSEDRIRNGCKKIVKSRQGSTQGRLDSFFTVTGSLSSKRKEPEIKGSAKKKQKTGATPGKFKKGK, translated from the exons ATGGGAATACACGGACTTGCTAAGTTGATTGCAGACCAGGCCCCCGGAGCCATTAAAGAGCAGGACATTAAGAACTATTTTG GCAGGAAGATTGCCATAGATGCCTCCATGTGTATCTACCAGTTCCTGATCGCTGTGCGACAGGACGGGAATGTTCTGCAGAATGAGGATGGAGAAACAACAAG tcACCTGATGGGGATGTTCTACCGGACTATTCGTATGCTGGAACACGGCATTAAGCCTGTGTATGTGTTTGATGGGAAGCCCCCACAGCTCAAGTCAGCAGAG ctggaaaagagaggagagagaagggcCGAGGCTGAGAAACTGCTTGCTCAAGCACAAGAAATGG GAGAACAAGAGAACATTGACAAGTTCACCAAACGTTTGGTAAAAGTCACAAAGCAGCACAACGATGAATGCAAGAAGCTGCTGACCCTGATGGGAGTGCCTTACATTGAG GCTCCATGTGAGGCAGAGGCCAGCTGTGCAGCTCTGGTTAAAGCAGGGAAGGTTTTTGCCACCGCCACGGAGGATATGGATGGACTGACCTTTGGGACCAACGTACTCCTCAGACACCTTACCGCCAGTGaagcaaa GAAACTTCCTATCCAAGAGTTTCACTTCAGTCGTATCCTGCAGGACATCGGCCTGACCAATGAACAG TTTATTGACCTCTGCATCCTGCTGGGCTGTGACTACTGCGCCACCATCAAGGGAATTGGCCCAAAGAGAGCCATCGACCTGATCAAACAGCATGGCAGCATCGAGGAGATCCTAGAAAACATTGACCCTAAT AAGCATCCCGCCCCCGAGGACTGGCTGTTCAAAGAGGCCAGGGGCCTGTTTTTGAAGCCAGAAGTGGTCGACTGTTCCACCGTGGAGTTAAAGTGGATTGACCCAGATGAGGAGGGACTAATTCAGTTCATGTGTAATGAGAAACAGTTCAG TGAAGACAGGATTCGTAATGGCTGTAAGAAGATTGTAAAGAGCCGTCAGGGCAGCACACAAGGACGACTGGACTCTTTCTTCACTGTCACAGGATCGCTGTCCTCCAAGCGAAAG GAACCTGAAATTAAAGGATCagcaaagaagaagcagaagactGGTGCCACGCCAGGCAAATTTAAGAAGGGGAAATAA
- the LOC121527106 gene encoding involucrin-like: MRSPESLREFIAERLTAAAEDIFVVFKRTIVEYEEEIDRQCRLLDMAWKPHIYLQRTDVPQQHVFKEVEVVAEQQLCNQDRNSSLDQQEGEPSRIKENQEGEQVTVKQEMDTAILSNHSEGELQNEQQLAKNSVVAEVQDTKVSEHVTVGLTAYEEEMSVGEVEEIDGQHNIMDMVKKLHLHLNRIAVPQQHVHKEEEDVVEQQLCDQERNSSLDQEEPKPPQTKEKQKGEQLEEKQETDTIMLTDHSEGELQNEQQLLSKDFYVGGEQDTKVSKHVTVGLTAYEEEMSVGEVEEIDDQHNIMNMVKKLHIHLNRIDVPQQHVHKEEEVLAEQERNSSADQEGPEPSQEQTGEQLTVKQETDTAMVADHSEGELKNKCPHLSNHSQAAENQGTKVRELKDSESSRKTKQKKKHGRKLTKRINPKRKTIENDCNREQQLLPSDSHVGENQDAKGSEHIQEETTADEYKEIDRPCILLDIVRKPCIYVHRMDAPQQHVIKEKVVSEQQLCNQERNSSLDQEQPEPPLVKENQEGEQLEEKQETDTIMLTDHSDGEVKDKQQLFSNDSHVDENQDTKVSKHFTEGLSVYEEEMSVYVEKEIGGQHNMMHMAPTLHIHLRRTDVPQQHVFQEEEEVVAEQQLRDQDRISCLVQEDPELLPMKEEQKGEQEMDTMILTDHNERVLQNQPVKVSKQEESVLTRKSNPKRKKMFQERRNPKRKTSKNNCYCAH; encoded by the exons ATGCGTTCACCTGAGAGTTTGAGAGAGTTTATCGCCGAGCGATTAACGGCTGCTGCCGAagacatttttgtagtttttaaaagaacTATCGTCGAGTATGAGGAGGAGATCGACCGTCAGTGCAGACTGCTGGATATGGCATGGAAACCTCACATCTACCTTCAGAGAACAG aTGTTCCTCAGCAACATGTGTTTAAGGAGGTGGAGGTTGTGgctgagcagcagctctgtaaCCAGGATAGGAACTCCAGCCTGGACCAACAGGAGGGAGAGCCTTCACGGATCAAAGAAAACCAGGAGGGAGAGCAGGTCACAGTGAAGCAGGAGATGGACACAGCCATATTGAGTAACCACAGTGAAGGAGAACTTCAAAATGAACAGCAGCTTGCTAAGAACTCTGTTGTTGCTGAAGTTCAAGACACCAAAGTTAGCGAACACGTCACAGTGGGACTGACCGCTTATGAAGAGGAAATGTCTGTCGGTGAAGTGGAAGAGATCGATGGTCAGCACAATATAATGGATATGGTCAAGAAACTGCACCTCCACCTGAACAGAATAG CTGTGCCCCAGCAGCATGTGcataaggaggaggaggatgtggttgagcagcagctctgtgaccAGGAGAGGAACTCCAGTCTGGACCAAGAGGAGCCAAAGCCTCCACAGACTAAAGAGAAACAGAAGGGAGAGCAGCTTGAAGAGAAGCAGGAGACAGACACAATCATGTTGACTGACCACAGTGAAGGAGAACTTCAGAATGAACAGCAGCTCCTTTCTAAAGACTTTTACGTTGGTGGGGAACAAGACACCAAAGTCAGCAAACACGTCACAGTGGGACTGACTGCTTATGAAGAGGAAATGTCTGTTGGTGAGGTGGAAGAGATCGATGATCAGCACAATATAATGAATATGGTCAAGAAACTTCACATCCACCTGAACAGAATAG ATGTGCCCCAACAGCATGTGcataaggaggaggaggttcTAGCTGAGCAGGAGAGGAACTCCAGTGCGGACCAGGAGGGGCCAGAGCCTTCACAGGAACAGACGGGAGAGCAGCTCACTGTGAAGCAGGAGACGGACACAGCCATGGTGGCTGACCACAGTGAAGGAGagctcaaaaataaatgtcCACACCTTTCTAATCACTCTCAGGCTGCTGAGAATCAAGGCACCAAAGTAAGAGAACTCAAAGACTCAGAATCAtctagaaaaacaaaacaaaagaaaaaacatggaagAAAGTTGACTAAAAGAATAAATCCCAAAAGAAAGACAATAGAGAATGACTGTAATCGTGAACAGCAGCTTCTTCCTAGTGACTCTCATGTTGGTGAGAATCAAGATGCTAAAGGGAGCGAGCACATCCAAGAGGAAACAACCGCTGATGAGTATAAAGAGATTGATCGTCCATGCATACTGCTAGATATCGTCCGGAAACCTTGCATCTACGTACACAGAATGG ATGCACCCCAGCAGCATGTGATTAAAGAGAAGGTTGTGtctgagcagcagctctgtaaTCAGGAGAGGAACTCCAGCCTGGACCAAGAGCAGCCAGAGCCTCCATTGGTTAAAGAGAACCAGGAGGGAGAGCAGCTTGAAGAGAAGCAGGAGACAGACACAATCATGTTGACTGACCACAGTGATGGAGAAGTTAAAGATAAACAGCAGCTCTTTTCTAACGACTCTCATGTTGATGAAAATCAAGACACTAAAGTGAGCAAACACTTCACAGAGGGACTTTCTGTTTATGAAGAGGAGATGTCTGTTTATGTGGAGAAAGAGATCGGTGGACAGCACAATATGATGCATATGGCCCCGACACTTCACATTCACCTAAGAAGAACAG ATGTGCCACAGCAGCATGTGTttcaggaggaggaagaggttgTGGCTGAGCAGCAGCTCCGTGACCAGGACAGGATCTCTTGCCTGGTGCAAGAGGATCCAGAGCTTCTACCAATGAAAGAGGAACAGAAGGGAGAACAGGAGATGGACACAATGATCTTGACTGACCACAATGAAAGAGTACTTCAAAATCAACCTGTCAAAGTGAGCAAACAAGAAGAGTCCGTGTTAACTAGAAAATCAAATCCAAAACGAAAGAAAATGTTTCAGGAAAGAAGAAATCCCAAAAGGAAGACGTCAAAGAACAACTGTTATTGTGCTCATTAA